One Phenylobacterium hankyongense DNA segment encodes these proteins:
- a CDS encoding GNAT family N-acetyltransferase has protein sequence MVWVADDATGRIGFAACEAFDDALHLWELAVRRARQGQGVGRALVRAVIDAARARGCAAVTLTTFREIAWNGPFYARLGFRELAVHELDGRLAEVLSREAEKGLDVATRCAMRLAI, from the coding sequence CTGGTCTGGGTGGCCGACGACGCCACGGGCCGGATCGGCTTTGCGGCCTGCGAGGCGTTCGACGACGCCCTGCACCTGTGGGAGCTGGCGGTGCGGCGCGCGCGCCAGGGCCAGGGCGTCGGCCGCGCCCTCGTTCGCGCCGTGATCGATGCGGCGCGGGCGCGAGGCTGCGCCGCGGTCACCCTGACGACGTTCCGCGAGATCGCCTGGAACGGGCCGTTCTACGCCCGTCTCGGATTCCGCGAACTCGCCGTGCACGAACTCGACGGCCGGCTTGCGGAGGTGCTGTCTCGCGAGGCGGAAAAGGGCCTCGACGTGGCGACCCGCTGCGCCATGCGGCTGGCGATCTAG
- a CDS encoding TonB-dependent receptor domain-containing protein: protein MAQVNAAAAAPAESASSTPAKETALDEVVVTGSSIRGVAPTGSALIAVGRDTIKMNAPATVSELVSSIPQLGNFGANSEQSTSNRFRSPGFDPNIHNLGIYATLTLFNGHRFAPVGGEAVFPDPSIIPVIALQRVEVVADGASAVYGSDAVAGVVNFIYRKDVDGLEASATYGGNNSKYQKRDFSAIWGKTWDTGGVMVAYEYSDNHSPTNADLGIVLDQSYRGGRDLRTTSCPNPNISVGGKTYGYPSFATTPNKCENSLLNSIIPNGKRHSVLATAHQDLGERVKLWTELNYSNYETNRTSGPRSFTVVVPNTNPYFVLPPGVVATSESVTRSGLGLFPNPHGFQTSEVMGITGGLDIDLGGGWSGGIMTHFSKTHDFNSDPEIDIAVAQALANNTTLATAFNPFGQAAQNNPSVLSQIDNGYTQINNAHQYLRELQIKADGPLFKIPGGEVRAAVGADFRDEEARQLQYAGAARVDQILVRNDDVNRAVEGLYGEVHVPLFSAENAIPGFQRLEVSVSGRYDHYQKLGGTFNPKYGVVWEPIDGVALHASYGKAYAAPNLGMLTSIFGVPQPGSNIAGVGTVNVYNMGGGNPNLTPERAKSYSYGVDYTPDYIHGLRFSATYYHVEYSNLVYKPTTNDAFFNPAFADSITRFPTAAQIAQAIKDAPPQSPVPAVIDYIFRSYAINLGTRRFAGVDLDASYQMDTGLGRFSFAANANRQLQFDQQVVAGTPFTSRLGTTDAVKWKARLSASWNMEPVTLAVFMNYTGSFKNTAITPVQTVDSWTTFDLVGTYDLPHVMSGSQIQLRAANVFDKKPPFYDGTGGYYAPLASPFGRTLEVTLRAKFW from the coding sequence TTGGCTCAGGTCAACGCGGCCGCCGCCGCGCCGGCGGAATCGGCGTCTTCGACCCCCGCAAAGGAGACCGCCCTCGATGAGGTGGTGGTCACCGGCTCCAGCATCCGCGGCGTCGCACCCACCGGCTCGGCCCTGATCGCCGTGGGACGCGACACGATCAAGATGAACGCCCCGGCCACCGTCAGCGAGCTGGTGTCCTCCATCCCGCAGCTGGGGAACTTCGGCGCCAATTCCGAGCAGTCCACGTCCAACCGGTTCCGGAGCCCGGGCTTCGACCCGAACATCCACAACCTCGGCATCTACGCCACCCTGACGCTGTTCAACGGCCACCGGTTCGCCCCGGTCGGCGGCGAGGCGGTGTTCCCCGACCCGTCGATCATTCCGGTGATTGCGCTCCAGCGGGTGGAGGTCGTCGCCGACGGCGCCTCGGCGGTCTACGGCTCCGACGCCGTCGCCGGCGTGGTCAACTTCATCTACCGCAAGGACGTCGACGGCCTGGAAGCCTCGGCCACCTATGGCGGCAACAACTCCAAGTATCAGAAGCGCGACTTCTCCGCGATCTGGGGCAAGACCTGGGACACCGGCGGCGTCATGGTCGCCTACGAGTATTCCGACAACCACTCTCCGACCAACGCCGACCTCGGTATCGTCCTCGACCAGAGCTACCGCGGCGGGCGCGACCTGCGCACCACGAGCTGCCCCAATCCGAACATTAGCGTGGGCGGCAAGACCTACGGCTATCCGAGTTTCGCGACGACGCCCAACAAGTGCGAGAACTCGCTGCTCAACAGCATCATCCCGAACGGAAAGCGCCATTCGGTGCTGGCCACGGCCCACCAGGACCTTGGCGAGCGGGTCAAGCTGTGGACCGAGCTCAACTATTCCAACTACGAGACCAATCGCACGAGTGGGCCGCGGTCGTTCACCGTCGTCGTGCCCAACACCAACCCCTATTTCGTGCTGCCGCCGGGCGTGGTCGCGACCAGCGAGTCGGTGACCCGCAGCGGGCTGGGGCTGTTTCCCAACCCGCATGGCTTCCAGACCTCCGAGGTCATGGGCATCACGGGAGGCCTGGACATCGACCTGGGCGGCGGCTGGTCCGGTGGGATCATGACCCACTTCTCGAAGACCCACGACTTCAACAGCGACCCGGAAATCGACATCGCGGTCGCTCAGGCGCTGGCCAACAACACCACCCTCGCCACGGCCTTCAACCCGTTCGGCCAAGCGGCGCAGAACAATCCCTCGGTCCTGTCGCAGATCGACAACGGCTACACCCAGATCAACAACGCCCACCAGTACCTTCGCGAGCTGCAGATCAAGGCGGACGGGCCGCTGTTCAAGATCCCCGGCGGTGAGGTGCGCGCCGCCGTCGGCGCCGATTTCCGGGATGAGGAGGCGAGGCAGCTGCAGTACGCCGGCGCGGCCCGCGTCGACCAGATCCTGGTGCGTAACGACGACGTCAACCGGGCGGTGGAAGGCCTCTACGGCGAAGTCCACGTGCCGCTGTTCAGCGCCGAGAACGCGATCCCGGGCTTCCAGCGGCTCGAGGTCTCCGTCTCCGGTCGCTACGACCATTACCAAAAGCTCGGCGGCACCTTCAATCCGAAGTACGGCGTCGTGTGGGAGCCGATCGACGGCGTGGCCCTGCACGCCAGCTACGGCAAGGCCTACGCCGCCCCGAACCTCGGCATGCTGACCAGCATCTTCGGGGTCCCGCAGCCCGGCTCGAACATCGCCGGTGTGGGCACGGTCAACGTCTACAACATGGGCGGCGGCAACCCGAACCTGACGCCGGAACGCGCCAAGAGCTATTCCTACGGCGTCGATTACACGCCGGACTACATCCATGGCCTGCGGTTCAGCGCGACCTACTACCACGTCGAATACAGCAACCTGGTCTACAAGCCGACGACCAACGACGCCTTCTTCAACCCGGCGTTCGCCGACTCCATCACCCGGTTCCCGACCGCCGCCCAGATCGCGCAGGCGATCAAGGACGCGCCGCCGCAGAGCCCGGTGCCGGCGGTCATCGACTACATCTTCCGCTCCTACGCGATCAACCTGGGGACCCGCCGGTTCGCCGGCGTCGACCTCGACGCCAGCTATCAGATGGACACCGGCTTGGGCCGGTTCTCGTTCGCAGCCAACGCCAACCGCCAGCTGCAGTTCGACCAGCAGGTTGTGGCCGGCACGCCGTTCACCTCCCGCCTCGGCACCACCGACGCGGTCAAGTGGAAGGCGCGCCTGAGCGCGAGCTGGAACATGGAGCCGGTCACCCTGGCGGTGTTCATGAACTACACGGGGTCGTTCAAGAACACGGCGATCACACCGGTCCAGACCGTCGATTCCTGGACCACGTTCGACTTGGTCGGCACCTACGACCTGCCGCACGTCATGAGCGGGTCGCAGATCCAGTTGCGGGCGGCCAACGTGTTCGACAAGAAGCCGCCGTTCTACGACGGGACGGGCGGCTACTACGCCCCCCTGGCCTCGCCGTTCGGACGCACGCTCGAAGTCACGCTCCGCGCGAAGTTCTGGTAA
- a CDS encoding amino acid ABC transporter substrate-binding protein: protein MIRRLAATAILMLGLTACEARQPPVAVDKPAPAASAPAAGPAYKRAHSPTLAAVRKRGYLACGVNPGLPGFALPDVHGQWRGFDVDICRAVAAAVLGDANKVRFTPVTAQDRFGALQQGRIDILSRNTSWTFARDAGLGLDFAAVTYYDGQGFLARKSLGLASAEELSGARICVQAGTASEGNLADYFRARGLNYKPVVMDSEEEARRLYENDGCDAFTADVSALAAARSVLNNPNAHAILPDVISKEPLGPVVRQTDPAWTDIVRWTVYATVLGEELGLTSRTVEQARETASDPETRRLLGVEGDLGPLLGLSKDWAFQVIRQVGAYHEIFQRDVGQDSGLKLDRGLNALWNAPKPGLLYAPPMR, encoded by the coding sequence ATGATCAGGCGCCTCGCGGCGACGGCGATCTTGATGCTCGGCCTGACCGCCTGCGAGGCGCGCCAGCCGCCGGTCGCCGTCGACAAGCCTGCGCCCGCCGCCTCCGCCCCGGCGGCCGGTCCGGCCTACAAGCGCGCCCACAGCCCGACGCTGGCCGCGGTGCGCAAGCGCGGCTACCTCGCCTGCGGGGTCAATCCCGGCCTGCCGGGCTTCGCCCTTCCGGACGTGCACGGCCAGTGGCGGGGCTTCGACGTGGACATCTGCCGCGCGGTGGCCGCCGCGGTGCTGGGCGACGCCAACAAGGTGCGGTTCACGCCGGTCACCGCCCAGGACCGGTTCGGGGCTTTGCAGCAGGGCCGGATCGACATCCTGTCGCGCAACACCTCCTGGACCTTCGCCCGCGACGCCGGCCTCGGGCTCGATTTCGCGGCGGTGACCTACTACGACGGCCAGGGCTTCCTGGCGCGCAAGTCGCTGGGCCTGGCCAGCGCCGAGGAGCTGTCGGGCGCCCGCATCTGCGTGCAGGCGGGCACCGCCAGCGAGGGCAATCTCGCCGACTACTTCCGGGCCCGCGGCCTGAACTACAAGCCCGTCGTCATGGACTCCGAGGAGGAGGCCCGCCGGCTCTACGAGAACGACGGCTGCGACGCCTTCACCGCCGATGTGTCGGCGCTGGCGGCGGCCCGCTCGGTGCTCAACAATCCCAACGCCCACGCCATCCTGCCGGACGTGATCTCCAAGGAGCCGCTCGGCCCCGTGGTGCGCCAGACCGACCCCGCCTGGACGGACATCGTCCGCTGGACGGTCTACGCGACGGTGCTGGGCGAGGAGCTCGGGCTGACCTCGCGCACCGTCGAGCAGGCGCGCGAGACCGCCTCCGACCCGGAAACGCGGCGCCTGCTGGGCGTCGAAGGGGACCTGGGCCCGCTGCTGGGGCTCTCCAAGGACTGGGCCTTCCAGGTGATCCGGCAGGTCGGCGCCTATCACGAAATCTTCCAGCGCGACGTGGGCCAGGACTCCGGCCTGAAGCTCGACCGGGGCCTCAACGCCCTGTGGAACGCACCGAAGCCCGGGCTGCTCTACGCGCCGCCGATGCGCTAG